The following are from one region of the Eubacterium sp. MSJ-33 genome:
- a CDS encoding ABC transporter permease, with protein sequence MTLNKRYIRNIKQNLSFYICVMLLTAAAIILYVACSGASRGEGDYLDKFFEENHVEDAQFATYQSIDKDAQQTLSEKYDVTIEEQSYADFDVDDPDCDVRVGSDIAEEYTIRVFDPTEKIDTYEVLDGNDVQAGDEILLTPRMMSLRGFEIGDTIELGEKRYTIVGSMARPDYLSPYINNSDNMFQFDVFGCAIVSKTAYEEIEPAKKNTYYSVIYGENSDEKAFRKAVHEDYYILSYIAATSNMRIRTSRNEIKTLDMYTGMILPVMVLFIVLLIAIVLGRKIKSEAKQIGVLSALGYGKGRLALHYGIFGLIPGVGGALLGSLSAIPLRDAMIEMMFGNKIEKLPVDYSSSIQQMIYVCLIPVVAYVLVAMLAALRVLRLKTVDLLHGNGGVKRHNRMRMAKSKLKFTTKFKLRALIGNWSRSLVVIFGVAVGGILMIFCYACVDSLENFCDKSVHEVGSYEYEYFLTDIRTEPVTDATPIMIGNFGVEGSETNMLYMGMDNNPYMGLKNTQGEELTLMKGKHYISAMASMLYNVTKGETLRFYNLATMEEYSVTIDDVIQNDCQSILYGNWADACAFMDVPEGSYNALMSDKKLDLEESEYLSCLSKQALSDQINEITVSMKQLINISLVFAAVIIVISIYLMVNMLINENASSISMLKVLGYEDKEINRMIIHIYHILIPIGFVMSAVGGVVLCRMNFEASVSAYNTYIETVYKPQGFIIFAVLLVASYVVSLLLLGRKVKRADMIESLKDNRE encoded by the coding sequence ATGACATTAAATAAGAGATACATACGAAATATCAAACAGAATCTGTCCTTTTATATATGCGTGATGCTCCTGACAGCGGCTGCGATTATTTTATATGTTGCATGTAGCGGCGCCAGCCGTGGCGAGGGTGATTATCTGGACAAATTTTTCGAGGAAAATCACGTGGAGGACGCACAGTTTGCAACATATCAGAGCATTGACAAGGATGCACAGCAGACACTTTCAGAAAAGTATGATGTGACGATCGAAGAACAATCATACGCAGATTTTGATGTGGATGATCCAGACTGTGATGTGCGGGTTGGAAGTGATATTGCGGAGGAATATACGATCCGTGTATTTGATCCTACTGAGAAGATTGATACCTATGAGGTATTAGATGGTAATGACGTGCAGGCGGGGGATGAAATCCTGCTGACACCGAGAATGATGTCGTTACGGGGATTTGAGATCGGAGATACGATTGAGCTTGGTGAAAAACGTTATACGATCGTTGGTTCGATGGCACGCCCGGATTATTTATCTCCATATATAAATAATTCAGATAATATGTTCCAGTTCGATGTATTTGGCTGTGCGATTGTCAGCAAGACGGCATATGAGGAGATAGAGCCGGCAAAGAAAAACACCTATTACAGTGTGATCTATGGAGAAAATTCCGACGAGAAAGCATTTCGGAAGGCGGTTCATGAGGACTATTACATTCTCTCATATATAGCAGCCACGTCCAATATGCGAATCCGGACGTCTAGAAACGAGATCAAGACACTGGATATGTACACAGGCATGATTCTGCCGGTTATGGTGCTGTTCATCGTGCTTTTAATCGCAATCGTGCTCGGTAGAAAGATCAAGTCCGAAGCAAAACAGATTGGAGTGCTGAGCGCACTTGGCTATGGCAAAGGACGGCTGGCACTGCATTACGGAATATTTGGACTGATTCCGGGCGTTGGCGGCGCGTTGCTTGGAAGCCTCTCTGCAATTCCACTTCGGGATGCAATGATAGAAATGATGTTTGGTAACAAGATAGAGAAGCTGCCGGTTGATTACAGCTCTTCTATACAGCAGATGATATATGTGTGCCTGATTCCGGTCGTTGCATATGTGCTGGTTGCGATGCTTGCGGCACTTCGGGTTCTTCGGTTAAAGACGGTGGATCTTCTGCATGGAAATGGCGGTGTGAAGCGGCATAACCGGATGCGCATGGCGAAATCAAAGCTGAAATTCACGACGAAGTTTAAGCTTCGGGCATTGATTGGAAACTGGTCAAGAAGTCTGGTCGTAATTTTCGGTGTTGCGGTTGGCGGAATCCTGATGATATTCTGTTATGCATGCGTGGATTCACTGGAGAATTTCTGTGACAAGTCCGTGCATGAAGTCGGAAGCTATGAGTACGAATATTTCCTGACCGATATCCGCACAGAGCCTGTGACCGATGCGACTCCGATCATGATCGGAAATTTCGGTGTGGAAGGCAGCGAGACAAACATGTTGTATATGGGTATGGATAATAATCCATATATGGGACTGAAAAACACGCAGGGCGAGGAGCTGACGCTGATGAAGGGAAAGCATTACATATCGGCGATGGCGTCCATGCTCTATAATGTGACGAAGGGGGAAACACTTCGGTTCTACAATCTGGCAACGATGGAGGAATACTCGGTCACGATTGATGATGTGATACAGAATGACTGTCAGAGTATCCTGTATGGAAACTGGGCGGATGCCTGTGCATTTATGGATGTTCCAGAGGGAAGCTATAATGCGCTGATGTCAGACAAAAAGCTGGATCTTGAAGAATCCGAATATCTGTCTTGTTTGTCAAAACAGGCGTTGTCCGATCAGATCAATGAGATCACGGTTAGTATGAAACAGCTTATCAATATCAGTCTTGTCTTTGCTGCCGTGATTATCGTAATCAGTATCTATCTGATGGTGAACATGCTGATCAACGAGAACGCATCGTCCATCTCGATGCTGAAGGTGCTTGGATATGAAGACAAGGAAATTAACCGGATGATCATTCATATATATCATATTCTGATTCCAATTGGATTTGTGATGAGTGCGGTTGGCGGTGTGGTATTGTGCCGGATGAATTTTGAGGCGAGCGTCAGTGCCTACAATACTTATATCGAAACGGTTTACAAACCGCAGGGATTCATAATATTCGCAGTCTTGCTGGTTGCAAGCTATGTTGTATCCCTGTTGTTGCTTGGTCGGAAAGTGAAGCGGGCGGATATGATCGAGAGTCTGAAGGATAACCGGGAGTAG
- a CDS encoding ABC transporter ATP-binding protein, giving the protein MFIQMQHAKKSYGKGEREVHALDDTELALEQGKIYVILGPSGSGKSTMLNMLGGLDSLDSGSITVDGKEISKLKSGELTKYRRSDVGFVFQFYNLIPDLTVKENIQVVSDIAKEPLPLDEVMQAVDIGKYKDRFPNELSGGQQQRVAIARAIIKNPKLLLCDELTGALDSKTSKNVLKFVEKVNAQFGTTVAIITHNEMIAGMADGVIRIKDGKVVANKVNETKIPADKLEL; this is encoded by the coding sequence ATGTTTATTCAGATGCAGCATGCAAAGAAAAGCTATGGAAAGGGAGAAAGGGAAGTACACGCATTGGATGATACGGAGCTTGCTTTAGAGCAGGGCAAGATCTATGTGATCTTAGGACCATCCGGTTCCGGAAAAAGTACGATGTTAAATATGCTTGGCGGTCTGGATTCGCTCGATTCTGGAAGTATCACTGTGGATGGAAAGGAGATTTCCAAACTGAAATCAGGCGAGCTTACGAAGTACCGTCGGTCCGATGTCGGATTTGTATTCCAGTTTTATAATCTGATTCCAGATCTGACAGTGAAGGAAAATATACAGGTCGTATCGGACATCGCAAAAGAACCATTGCCATTGGACGAAGTGATGCAGGCAGTGGATATCGGGAAATATAAGGATCGTTTTCCAAATGAACTTTCCGGTGGACAGCAGCAGAGAGTTGCAATCGCACGTGCGATCATCAAGAATCCGAAGCTTCTGCTGTGTGATGAGCTGACCGGAGCACTTGATTCCAAGACATCTAAGAATGTGTTGAAGTTCGTGGAGAAGGTCAATGCGCAGTTTGGCACGACTGTCGCAATCATCACCCACAATGAGATGATCGCGGGTATGGCAGATGGTGTGATCCGGATCAAGGATGGCAAGGTTGTCGCAAACAAAGTAAATGAGACGAAGATTCCAGCAGATAAGCTGGAGCTGTAA
- a CDS encoding methionine ABC transporter ATP-binding protein translates to MAIIQIQDVSKKFQTKDGEIDALKHVTLDIEAGDIYGIIGMSGAGKSTLVRCINHIEVPTEGTVIVQDKDLSKLSEKELRKQREHIGMIFQHFNLLMQKSVLENVCFPLFIQGKSKAEAKKKAYELLDIVGLKDRAKAYPSQLSGGQKQRVAIARALASDPQILLCDEATSALDPQTTSSILALLKDINKRFGITIVVITHQMAVVREICNRVAIMKDGQVVENGCTVEIFNHPKSEVARELLRKDDGGDTTGDDQQTANQIQDGTKIRIVFTENSAFEPVIANMILTFKEPINILKAATKNVGGVAKGEMILEIPNGSTNVKAMEQYLIDRGLEIEELSETKTGGAF, encoded by the coding sequence ATGGCAATCATCCAGATACAAGATGTATCCAAAAAATTTCAGACAAAAGACGGCGAGATCGACGCGTTGAAGCATGTGACGCTCGACATTGAAGCCGGAGACATATATGGTATCATCGGTATGTCCGGTGCAGGAAAGAGTACACTCGTACGATGTATCAACCATATCGAGGTTCCGACTGAGGGAACGGTGATCGTGCAGGATAAGGATCTGAGCAAACTTTCCGAGAAAGAGCTTCGCAAGCAGCGGGAACATATCGGCATGATCTTCCAGCATTTCAATTTGTTGATGCAGAAGTCCGTATTGGAGAATGTATGCTTCCCATTGTTTATTCAGGGGAAGTCGAAGGCAGAGGCAAAGAAGAAAGCTTATGAGCTTCTGGATATCGTAGGTCTGAAGGATCGTGCCAAAGCGTATCCATCTCAGTTATCCGGTGGGCAGAAACAGCGTGTGGCGATTGCGAGAGCCTTAGCTTCCGATCCTCAGATTCTTCTGTGTGATGAGGCAACGAGTGCGTTAGACCCACAGACAACTTCTTCGATTCTCGCTTTGTTGAAGGATATCAATAAAAGGTTTGGTATCACAATCGTTGTGATCACACACCAGATGGCAGTTGTCCGGGAGATTTGTAACAGGGTAGCAATTATGAAGGATGGACAGGTGGTCGAGAACGGATGTACTGTAGAGATCTTCAATCATCCAAAGTCAGAGGTGGCAAGAGAGCTGCTCAGAAAGGACGATGGTGGAGATACCACCGGTGACGATCAGCAGACAGCGAACCAGATTCAGGACGGAACGAAGATACGAATCGTATTTACAGAAAACTCTGCATTTGAACCGGTCATTGCAAATATGATACTGACATTTAAGGAGCCAATCAACATCCTGAAAGCTGCAACTAAGAATGTTGGCGGCGTGGCAAAGGGAGAGATGATATTAGAGATTCCGAATGGTTCCACGAATGTGAAAGCGATGGAACAGTATCTGATTGACCGGGGACTTGAGATAGAAGAGTTGTCGGAGACAAAGACAGGAGGTGCGTTCTAA